A window of Lepidochelys kempii isolate rLepKem1 chromosome 1, rLepKem1.hap2, whole genome shotgun sequence contains these coding sequences:
- the LOC140895257 gene encoding myb/SANT-like DNA-binding domain-containing protein 7 yields the protein MQSSSAQVTMMESQNRKRAPAWTEREVRDLIAVWGEESVLSELRSSFRNAKTFVKISQGMKDRGHNRDPKQCRVKLKELRQAYQKTREANSRSGSEPQTCRFYDELHAILGGSATTTPAVLFDSFNGDGGNTEAGFGDEEDDDEEEVVDSSQQASGETGFPDSQELFLTLDLEPVPPEPTQGCLLDPAGGEGTSAACVSMITGSSPSQRLVKL from the exons atgcagagctcatcagcacaggtgaccatgatggagtcccagaatcgcaaaagagctccagcatggaccgaacgggaggtacgggatctgatcgctgtttggggagaggaatccgtgctatcagaactccgttccagttttcgaaatgccaaaacctttgtgaaaatctcccagggcatgaaggacagaggccataacagggacccgaagcagtgccgcgtgaaactgaaggagctgaggcaagcctaccagaaaaccagagaggcgaacagccgctctgggtcagagccccaaacatgccgcttctatgatgagctgcatgccattttagggggttcagccaccactaccccagccgtgttgtttgactccttcaatggagatggaggcaatacggaagcaggttttggggacgaagaagatgatgatgaggaggaggttgtagatagctcacagcaagcaagcggagaaaccggttttcccgacagccaggaactgtttctcaccctagacctggagccagtaccccccgaacccacccaaggctgcctcctggacccagcaggcggagaagggacctctg ctgcatgtgtttcaatgatcacaggatcttctccttcccagaggctagtgaagctttga